In a genomic window of Streptomyces roseoviridis:
- the purB gene encoding adenylosuccinate lyase encodes MTAATAKPRIPNVLAGRYASAELAVLWSPEQKVKLERRLWLAVLRAQKDLGIEVPDAALADYERVLDQVDLGSIAEREKVTRHDVKARIEEFNALAGHEHVHKGMTSRDLTENVEQLQIRLSLELMRDRTVAVLARLGKLSGEYAELVMAGRSHNVAAQATTLGKRFATAADELLVAYARLEDLLGRYPLRGIKGPVGTAQDMLDLLGGDASKLAELEQRIAGHLGFAHAFTSVGQVYPRSLDYDVVTTLVQLAAAPSSIAKTIRLMAGHELVTEGFKPGQVGSSAMPHKMNTRSCERVNGLMVILRGYASMTGELAGDQWNEGDVSCSVVRRVALPDAFFALDGLLETFLTVLDEFGAFPAVVARELDRYLPFLATTKVLMGAVRAGVGRELAHEAIKENAVASALAMREQGAERNELLDKLAADDRIPLDREQLDALMADKLSFTGAAADQVAAVVSRIEEIVKQHPEAAGYTPGAIL; translated from the coding sequence GTGACTGCTGCGACTGCGAAGCCCCGCATCCCCAACGTCCTGGCCGGCCGCTACGCCTCCGCGGAGCTCGCCGTCCTCTGGTCCCCCGAGCAGAAGGTGAAGCTGGAGCGCCGGCTGTGGCTCGCCGTGCTGCGTGCCCAGAAGGACCTCGGGATCGAGGTTCCCGACGCGGCGCTCGCCGACTACGAGCGCGTGCTCGACCAGGTCGACCTCGGCTCCATCGCCGAGCGCGAGAAGGTCACCCGGCACGACGTGAAGGCCCGGATCGAGGAGTTCAACGCCCTCGCCGGCCATGAGCACGTCCACAAGGGCATGACCTCGCGCGACCTGACCGAGAACGTCGAGCAGCTCCAGATCCGGCTGTCCCTGGAGCTGATGCGGGACCGCACCGTCGCCGTCCTCGCCCGCCTCGGCAAGCTGTCCGGCGAGTACGCGGAGCTGGTCATGGCCGGCCGCTCCCACAACGTGGCCGCCCAGGCCACCACCCTCGGCAAGCGGTTCGCGACCGCGGCCGACGAGCTGCTCGTGGCCTACGCCCGCCTGGAGGACCTCCTCGGCCGCTACCCGCTGCGCGGCATCAAGGGCCCGGTCGGCACTGCCCAGGACATGCTCGACCTGCTCGGCGGCGACGCCTCGAAGCTGGCGGAGCTGGAGCAGCGGATCGCCGGGCACCTCGGCTTCGCGCACGCCTTCACGTCGGTCGGCCAGGTCTACCCGCGCTCGCTCGACTACGACGTGGTGACGACCCTGGTGCAGCTGGCCGCCGCACCGTCCTCGATCGCCAAGACGATCCGCCTGATGGCGGGCCACGAGCTGGTCACCGAGGGCTTCAAGCCCGGCCAGGTCGGCTCCTCCGCCATGCCGCACAAGATGAACACCCGCTCCTGCGAGCGCGTCAACGGCCTGATGGTGATCCTGCGCGGCTACGCCTCGATGACCGGCGAGCTGGCGGGCGACCAGTGGAACGAGGGCGACGTCTCCTGCTCGGTCGTCCGCCGGGTGGCCCTGCCGGACGCGTTCTTCGCCCTGGACGGCCTCCTCGAGACCTTCCTCACCGTGCTGGACGAGTTCGGTGCCTTCCCGGCGGTCGTCGCCCGCGAGCTCGACCGCTACCTCCCCTTCCTCGCCACCACCAAGGTCCTGATGGGCGCCGTCCGCGCCGGCGTGGGCCGTGAGCTCGCCCACGAGGCCATCAAGGAGAACGCGGTGGCCTCCGCCCTCGCGATGCGCGAGCAGGGAGCCGAGCGCAACGAGCTCCTGGACAAGCTGGCCGCCGACGACCGGATCCCGCTGGACCGTGAGCAGCTGGACGCGCTGATGGCCGACAAGCTCTCCTTCACCGGCGCCGCCGCCGACCAGGTCGCCGCCGTCGTCTCCCGCATCGAGGAGATCGTCAAGCAGCACCCGGAGGCCGCCGGCTACACCCCCGGGGCGATCCTCTGA
- a CDS encoding ROK family transcriptional regulator has translation MGRLTGGDPSLLRRINSAVVLHALRSSDALTLTDLTRITGLSRPTVEGVTEGLIEGGLVVEAAPEEGETRRQGRPARRFRFRAEAGHLLGVEIGPHRVAALISGLDGRIIGAGSREVSEAAPADERLDRVRAVVADVLRRTGVPRANLRAVGVGTPGIVEADGTVRLGTALPGWTGLALGERLRRSFRCPVIVENDANAAAVAEHWKGAATDSDDIVFVLAGLSPGAGSLIGGRLHRGYGGAAGEIGALHLLGRGVTPEHLLSTTDEPLHPLDEQAVAEVFALARGGDEQARAAVDRFIQRLVHDVAALVLALDPELVVIGGWAAGLDGVLQPLRDELARFCLRPPRVALSLLGEAAVGTGALRLALDHVEEQLFAVEGTVTARR, from the coding sequence GTGGGGCGGCTGACCGGCGGGGATCCGTCGCTGCTGCGGCGGATCAACTCCGCGGTGGTACTCCATGCGCTGCGGAGCTCCGACGCGCTCACGCTCACGGATCTGACCCGGATCACCGGCCTGTCCCGGCCGACGGTCGAGGGAGTGACCGAGGGCCTCATCGAGGGCGGTCTGGTCGTCGAGGCGGCGCCCGAGGAGGGCGAGACCCGACGGCAGGGCAGGCCGGCGCGGAGGTTCCGCTTCCGTGCCGAGGCGGGGCATCTGCTGGGCGTCGAGATCGGGCCGCACCGGGTCGCCGCGCTGATCTCCGGCCTGGACGGTCGGATCATCGGCGCGGGTTCGCGCGAGGTCTCGGAGGCCGCGCCGGCGGACGAGCGGCTTGACCGGGTGCGGGCCGTGGTGGCCGACGTGCTGCGCCGGACCGGGGTGCCCCGGGCGAACCTGCGGGCGGTCGGTGTCGGCACGCCAGGCATCGTGGAGGCCGACGGCACGGTCCGTCTGGGCACGGCGCTGCCCGGCTGGACGGGCCTCGCGCTGGGCGAGCGGCTGCGCCGCTCCTTCCGCTGCCCGGTGATCGTGGAGAACGACGCCAACGCGGCGGCGGTCGCGGAGCACTGGAAGGGCGCGGCGACCGACTCCGACGACATCGTGTTCGTGCTCGCCGGTCTGAGCCCGGGGGCCGGGTCGCTGATCGGCGGGCGGCTGCACCGCGGCTACGGAGGCGCGGCCGGTGAGATCGGCGCGCTGCACCTGCTCGGCCGGGGCGTCACCCCGGAGCACCTGCTGTCCACGACGGACGAGCCGCTGCACCCGCTGGACGAGCAGGCGGTGGCGGAGGTCTTCGCGCTGGCGCGGGGCGGTGACGAGCAGGCGCGGGCGGCGGTGGACCGGTTCATCCAGCGACTGGTGCACGACGTGGCGGCGCTGGTCCTCGCGCTCGACCCGGAACTGGTCGTGATCGGCGGCTGGGCGGCGGGCCTGGACGGGGTGCTGCAGCCGCTGCGCGACGAACTGGCCCGCTTCTGCCTGCGTCCGCCACGGGTGGCGCTGTCGCTGCTGGGCGAGGCGGCGGTCGGCACGGGGGCGCTGCGGCTGGCCCTGGACCACGTGGAGGAGCAGCTGTTCGCGGTGGAGGGCACGGTGACGGCCCGCCGCTGA
- a CDS encoding SGNH/GDSL hydrolase family protein, translating into MEINATYTSLVALGDSFTEGMSDLNPDGSYRGWADLLAGRLAARTPGFRYANLAVRGKLIGQIVDEQVDAAAAMKADVVTLVGGLNDTLRPKCDMGRVKGLLGEAVERLAPSCGQLVLMRSPGRNGPVMERFRPRMEELFAHVDELAARHGALVVDLYGAPVLGDPRLWDVDRLHLTAEGHHRVAEAVWQALGLPPEEDWRAPLPAVMPPGWATRRVADARFARQHLVPWIGRRLTGRSSGDGRAPKRPELLPYEPLAREPR; encoded by the coding sequence ATGGAGATCAATGCCACCTACACCAGTCTCGTCGCCCTGGGCGACAGCTTCACCGAGGGCATGTCGGACCTGAACCCGGACGGCTCGTACCGCGGCTGGGCCGACCTCCTCGCGGGACGGCTCGCCGCCCGCACCCCCGGCTTCCGCTACGCCAACCTGGCCGTGCGCGGAAAGCTGATCGGCCAGATCGTCGACGAACAGGTGGACGCGGCGGCGGCCATGAAGGCCGATGTCGTCACGCTGGTCGGCGGACTGAACGACACCCTGCGCCCCAAGTGCGACATGGGCCGGGTGAAGGGCCTGCTCGGCGAGGCCGTCGAACGGCTCGCCCCGTCCTGCGGGCAGCTGGTGCTCATGCGCAGCCCCGGCCGCAACGGCCCGGTCATGGAGCGCTTCCGGCCGCGCATGGAGGAGCTCTTCGCGCACGTGGACGAGCTCGCGGCCCGGCACGGCGCCCTGGTGGTGGACCTGTACGGCGCTCCGGTGCTCGGCGACCCGCGCCTGTGGGACGTGGACCGGCTGCACCTGACGGCGGAGGGTCACCACAGGGTGGCCGAGGCGGTCTGGCAGGCCCTGGGCCTGCCGCCCGAGGAGGACTGGCGCGCCCCGCTCCCGGCGGTGATGCCCCCGGGCTGGGCCACCCGCAGGGTCGCCGACGCCCGGTTCGCCCGGCAGCACCTGGTGCCCTGGATCGGCCGCCGGCTCACCGGCCGTTCCTCGGGCGACGGGCGCGCCCCCAAGCGCCCGGAGCTGCTGCCCTACGAGCCGCTCGCGCGCGAGCCGCGGTGA
- the mug gene encoding G/U mismatch-specific DNA glycosylase — translation MTGSTRFSPAELEAARDRVVPDVVTGGLSILLCGINPGLMTAATGHHFARPGNRFWPVLHLSGLTPRRLAPAEQSELPSYGLGITNVVARATARADELTAEEYREGGRILTEKVRQLAPRWLAVVGVTAYRTAFGEKKAVVGPQERTVEGPHGTTRIWVLPNPSGLNAHWTAATMAEEFARLREAAGLPDRRTAEGT, via the coding sequence CTGACCGGGAGCACCCGGTTCTCCCCCGCGGAGCTCGAGGCCGCTCGTGACCGCGTCGTCCCCGACGTGGTCACGGGCGGCCTTTCCATCCTCCTGTGCGGGATCAACCCGGGTCTGATGACGGCCGCCACCGGCCACCACTTCGCCCGGCCCGGCAACCGCTTCTGGCCGGTGCTCCACCTGTCCGGCCTCACGCCGCGGCGGCTCGCCCCGGCGGAGCAGTCCGAGCTGCCCTCGTACGGCCTCGGCATCACCAACGTGGTGGCCAGGGCGACCGCGCGGGCGGACGAGCTGACCGCCGAGGAGTACCGGGAGGGCGGGCGGATCCTGACCGAGAAGGTGCGGCAGCTGGCGCCGCGCTGGCTCGCGGTGGTCGGCGTCACCGCGTACCGCACGGCTTTCGGCGAGAAGAAGGCCGTGGTCGGGCCGCAGGAACGGACCGTCGAGGGCCCGCACGGCACGACCCGGATCTGGGTGCTGCCCAATCCGAGCGGCCTGAACGCACACTGGACGGCGGCGACGATGGCGGAGGAGTTCGCCCGCCTCCGGGAGGCGGCCGGACTGCCGGACCGGCGCACCGCCGAGGGAACCTGA